CTGCAAGAAAGTAGATATAAAAGTTATAttatgaaaaaaatgaagaatatGTTCAAAACAGAAATTAAGAGTGGCCAGTTTGATATAAAGCAGCTGGTTGAACGACGTAAGAGATAAATAATAAAAAACTTTAAAAGACTAAGAAAAATAGATCAAATTCTTTAAAGTCCAACATATATAATAATAACCAAGGGAAGGAAAAGCCTTTGCACATCTTTGTGCATATAAGAAAAGAAATTCATTTTACCAATTAGGTACCTTCACGGCAAATGAAAAGAGCGAAAAAGCCAAAGAGCAATGCCTTCTTATGAAAAATGTATTTTAGACCATGGATAAAGTTTTGTCCCTAAATGATAAATGTAGAAATAAAGTGGAGTGACAATTTATTATGCTTTTATAATTGATTCAACGTATGTGAAATAAAGTAAACGGATGACTTTAATTGTGAAAGCTAAAGGGCAAGGATTAAAGCCAATTAATAGCGGAAGATGTAGGATTTCTTACTTTGTATTCAGTTTTAGGGTAATTGAACTTATCCATTtaataaaaaattctttttaaatttttaaggGAATGACAAAATGGTCAATCAATTTTAAATGGGTATTTTCGTAAATTAATTTTGAGTTTGTGGCTTCccacttataatatagtatgatatgatatgatgataGGTAACAGTATATTCATCTTTACAAAATCTCTAAACAAAAGCTTGTTCATCTTACAAGGACTACTTACTAGGACTAAGTACAGAGATTCCAAAAAGTCTAGTAAAGATTCAGCATCTTCTACAAAGTTTTCTTTACACCAGAAACATAACGCTATTACACAGTTCATCTCAAGTGTCTGTGTAGAGCTATTAATATCTTCAAAACATCTTTTATTTCTCTCACTCTATACAGTCCACCATATACAAGCTAGGATAGATTTCCACCACCTCTTATTCCTTACACTGCCTCCCACTTTGTTCCAGCACTTCAGCATATAAAAAGTGGACTCTGGCATGACTCGTTTCCGACCAAACATGCTCAAGAAAATCTGCCACAGTTGACCAGTCACTTCGCAACGTAAGACAAATGGCTGACATTTTCAGCACACTCCTGACATAAAAAGCATGTTGAACTCAACAGTATTCCCCTTCTTTGCAGGTTTTCATGAGTAAGGCATGCTCTCTGTGCTACCAACCAAGAGAAACATCTCACTTTAACAGCAGTCCTGGCTTTCCAACTATTCTTTCAAGGCCATCTTGTGTCTTGTTGTCCAATAGCAGTTAATGCATTATATGTTGATTTAACTGTGAAACACTTTCTGCCATTACCTTTCCATATCATGGAATCTCCAGCGTCAGTTGTGCCTTTGAACATGTCCAGCCTTTTGAAGAACTCAGTAATTCTATCCACCTCCCGATCATTCAGCACTCGCCTAAAAGGTATATTCCAGCCTTGTAAGCTCCAATCTTCAATAAAAGCATCTGGTATCCTGCACAAACTGAATAGATCAGAGAAAACTTCTTTTAGAGGGCCATGTTAAGCAATCTGTTTCACTATTTAAGCCATAAATTGGTATCGCCTATTAATTTTAAACCCACTCAACACAGCATGGAATAAAACAAATGTGCAAGCTTTATTCATGCTAACTTGGGAAATCCATGGGTAGATAATGTGCAAGTCTTCCTCCAATATTTGAGCATATAAACGAAGGGTACAGGTGGTAGATATCCCCTCTAGCAAGTCACTTCCTTTCATGCATATAACTTCATCCCGAAGTTTGACTTTGTGTATACTGCAAAAAGCGAAACTTAAGTTAGATTTTTAGAACCCCGATAACCACTCTATCTAGCAGTGTTAGTATACAAATTCATGAGAAATTAGGAGCACCTAGTTGCTAGGGTGCTTTAGGGTTTATAGCAACGTAGCGGCACTATAGGGTGTGCCAGATTTTGTCGCCGCGGTGCATCTACATTGTTATTAACACGGCGTTTGTAAAATCTCGCTCGTCTACTTCCTCGGATTGGAATTGCTTGCTCCATAGGCTTATCATCCACAGAACCAATAGTTGTAACACAAGAGGCCTCTAAAGTCATCTGGCTAGGGGTATTATCATAGTTAACCTGTCGATCAGGACGGGCAGGGGAGTGGTGTATGTCGTCATCATCAAACCCGTCTCCAAAATTATTCATATCAAACTGCTGAGAGGGTGGGATCTGATAAAGTACAAGTTGAATGTCAACATTATGCAATTCAGAACCATCCCCAAATTGTGTTGAACTAGATGCCATATCAAAACGGGGCTCTGCAAACTGTGATGAATCCATACCAAGCTCAGCTTCAAcatttaaatttccatcacccTTAACAGAACCACCTGCACCACGATCACGCTCCAAATCCGAATTTGTATAAGACATTTCAGACCTTTCTTCAACATTAGTTGCTGCTATCGCACGTCTCTTTTTGCGTCTCCCTGCCCTTCCACGTTTATGTGGATTAACAGCATGATCAACTACAGGCTGCTTAACTGGAACATACATTGGCTGAACACGAAGCCTCTGAGCCTCGATTGCTGCTGTCAAACCATCACTGCACATCTCCATGACTTTCCTTCCTGCAACCTCCATTGATGGTTGTTGTCGCAATTCAATCCCATATTGATATATCATATGCAACTGACGCGCCTGGAATTGCAAAATCGAGGATCATTATTTTTCTAATACAAACTAATAAAACCACAGCTGACATGATAGTTAACTAGCTCATCAACCTTTTCCTCCTGTATTTTTGACAGAAAATAAGGCCCACAAATACACCGAAAAAGTTAAGGTATAAATGATGTGAAAATATAAAGAGCAGTAATACTTCAACCGAAGTGTCTTCCAAGAGACATGCTATCAGCAGCTATCCAAAAGTTACACATGCCAGAAATTATACTGAGATGGAAAAAAACAATCAAAAAGCTTTTTGCTGGGCATAAGGCTGAAAAAGGTAGAAATGTATTCCAGGATACAATGAAAACCAACTTTTGAACAATTTCAGATATCTATCAAAATATACACCTAGAGAATAGGTTCAAAAATTATAATATATCACTGATGCACACTATACAATATATCAAATGAACTAATTAGCTGGTTTTTCTGACATAAGAATGAATTCCATAGAAAATgatacaaacaacaacaacaacaacaacaacaacaacaacacacccagtattatcccacactgTGGGGTCCCACAGAAAACGCAATTAACTTATCTTAATGCAAAGTACATACCATAACCTCGGCCACTGGTGCAAGGGATGCATACCCTTTTGGAAATCGGATACTGGGATTTCCGATAATCTGTCGAGTAATCCGACGATACCAGACAAGGTAATCATCATCATACGCAACGGGTCCATCTGCTAGCCGCGCTTCACAAACTCGGTTAGCACGATCATTCCAGACAAGTATGGGCCTCGCATGTTCTCTAGCCCAATCCGTGTTTTGTCGGCCACGACGATCATGCATGTCGTGATTGTCTGCAAAATTGCAGGAAACAGGTATGAATTGACGCATTCCGAATTGTCTGAGGACCCTGTTGGGCTGATGCATCTCCAACACGTCCCAACATAGGAGCGGCACCACAGCACGCCAAAAGTACTCTCCTGATCGGCAATACTCGGGAAGATTCTCCATCACATCTGGAGTATACGGCTCCCAAACAAACTGTTCGGAAAATAACCAACTATTAGCCATAAAAAGAATATAACACTTGCTACAAAACATATATAGAGCTGGTAAGTTATACATGTTCATCAACGAGGTTATCTAGCTGGTCCCGAAACAATGGCAACACGTATTGCGTCGTATGTGTCCAACTAAGCTGAACGTTCCATTTACAAGCGTGTGGTGGACCAGGGAGATCATTCGAGAATGTAATAGCACCCTCTCTTGCCTGTCGTCTGTCTGGATGAACCATCTTCAGTCTCTCCCATGCCCATACCTAAGtatatcaaaaataaataataaaattaattttatattaaaataaaaatataaataatcatataaataaatacatgccTGTAGAAGTGGTATGAAGCCACATAACTCATTGTTTTTTGGCCGGGTAGCTCTACACAATGCACGGTACAAGCACGCCAACACAGCACTACCCCAACTATACATACCAATCTGCGTGATGTCATCGAGCAGCGTCAAGTACATTAACTTAACCTTGTTTCCTGATGTGTCAGGAAACAGTATACCCCCGATCATCCATAACATATAGCACCTAGCCCTCTGATGTACAACTACCTCATCTGCATCATCATCTAGCAAAGGCAGTTGCTCCATGTATGTAGCTAGTGCACTAATCTCAAGCCTACTACCAAATAAACAATCACTATGTGGTCTAAAACCAAGCAACGCGTCACACATATCCTGCCACTCTTCGGTCTTTCTTGTACTATCAATGCCCAATACTGGCCTTCCCTCTACTGGCAATCCATACAAAATAGCTACATCCTGTAGCGTAATAGTGGCTTCCCCAACTCTTAGGTGAAAAGTATGCGTCTCCGGACGCCATCTCTCAACAAGAGAAGTAATAAAAGCATGGTCTAATTGTATACGTCCTACTCGATAGACCCCGTAAAATCCTGCATCAATTAATATTTGCAGGACACGTCGATGAATGGGACGATCATGAACCAAATTCCAAAAATTACCATCTGATCGTCTACATAAAATAGGCTTTTCCACCTCACCATTCCATACGTCCTTCGACCTGTGATGGTTTTGTCTTGTCAGTACGCTATGGTCTAACGGCCCAGGATGTAGCTGTGTCAACCTCTGATCCTCCATGTGACtgaacctatatatatatatatatataataaatcgTGTTAGGTTACTTTTCAAACATGCATCAATAAATCAATAAAGTTATACTGATAAATCATGTCGACCAACGAACCATCAGTCAATGACCAATAGACATACACCAAAACCTACCATGATCCACTCTATATAAAGGGAACAACATCCTCGTTTGTTCAAAGTTCAAACTACCCATCCCTCTCATTCAAATTAACTGAGTTTCTAGTTAAAAATTTAACCATGccaaaaaaacatttttttcatTGCACAATTTAGCAAAAAAACATAAGGGAGAAGGTAGCTCGAGGAACCCTCAAGGAAGGAGTGAAATTTAAACACAATTGAGCCTTATCTCGAACCTAACATGCTTGGTTGCTATTTGGACAGTGTCGGTGATAAATGGTATGATAacctttgcttttttttttcagaaCCAACCAATATCTTTCAATCAACCCCTCGGAATCACGGGTCATATTATAGAGGGTGAGGTACACTCTTGGAAATCTGAAGGGGTACAGATATGCCTATATGGGGAGAAACTCTGAAGTGGATTGAGTTATACTCTAAGCGGTGCGCCTAGGAAGTGTTATGTCGATGGAACAGTCTTCCAGTTCTGCAAGCTATatcacccacataccaagcaaaTCATTTTCTAGATGGAGGAGCAGTAATTCAACTTTTGTCTAAAGGGATTCTTGAAATGGAAAAGTCAGTTTCACGCATTGGAAGACATTAAGCTTTGGAAAGGAGATGAAGAAGAGTATTGGGGTCTCTTGGAGAATGAAAAATTGCATTGCATCAAGGACTTCCAAAGCATTTGCCAGAAACATTAGATTATTATTCAACTATTGGGGAGCCATATTGCTGTCAGAATAAAGCGAGCAATTATCTCGACGATATACAAGAGATTAGAGAGCTTGAGGAGAACCTTGAACTTAATTATGACGATTATGGTTGGGGTCGAAATCCaccagaagaagaagaggaggaaaaggaggaagaggaagaagaagacaaAATGTAAGTGGTGCCGGATAGTGAAGAGGATGATTAGCATATTGTACTAGAATTATGATGTGGTTCCTTAAGCTATTATCTTGTTTCTTTAAATTTCCGTACTTGTTATGAATAAATTTTGTAGCCTTTGCAAATTATCATGCTACACTCTATGAacattttcaaaaatcaaaacagCCAGCAATTCTCCAAAAACTAACTATTTAATTCATTTATCTTTGATAGGTTTTTGATAAGTTAAACACTAACAGAAATTCTTCAGCAGATtcgaattttatttttaaaaaaaaaaaaactaacattCTCTCAATACATCTCAATATGCATTTTATCAGGAAAAGTATtggttttttaaataattaaaaaaaacacaaGCAGATGAAGGGAAATTGAGCAAGCATTAGTCCGAGATAAGTACAAAAACTCATAACTGACGTATATACTTAGGTTTCAGAAGATTCAAGGCATTTttcaacaactatgtgctactaAAATTATCCCCATATCTTAGATTACAAACTCAAAACCATAAAATCTGAACCACAATGCAAACTCGACACCACTAATTTACACCACAAAAACAGTAAATACTACAACATAAAAAGTCAACAGCATGCAATTCAGAATTAGATAGGAACAAAATTGGAAGGGCGAATTGGCAGTGTTAGGGCTTTTATCTTGGACGAACCTGAGCGTGAAGCCTGGCAATGAAGTTCCGTTCGCCGGAAGGGGGCGGCGGATGGTTTCAGATAGCAGACCAAGGGGGAGGAGCACTTTATTTGTAAATTTCTAAAAGCCTGTACCTCGTATAAAATTTATACGAtctgctcttttttctttttctttgcgggTTAAATGAGAAATTGGGCAACTGGCCAAAAACATGGGAATAAACAGACAATTTTCGGTGTTTATCTAAAGTTATCCAATTTCTATTTTAGCTGTCTAAATATTTATTACGTAGTAGTAATTCTTAAAGTTAACAAAACCAAGAAAAGAGAAGTAGAATAGTTGTTTCgctaaaattgaaaagtaaaTTATACTAAAAAAATTATCAAGTGAAGCAATATATATGACATTAGGAACTTTCTagcttatttaaaaaaaaaaaaatagataccAACAAGTATATTCAATGTTCGAGAATTTTGACTTAAAACTGATGAgcagttttttttatataaataaaaaaattaaaatagagCAATTATTAGAGAAAATAAGAATCTGAAAAACTCAAGCTATAGGTCAATTtagagaagttttattttgtgtctcatacaactaacactagttgtatgaagcttcttttgtctcacaaatttgtggaccccaatcttacacttctgggtcTACAGAAATGTGGGTCCACAAAACTATGAGACAAAAAAGTTGTCTCATACAAtcagtgtcagttgtatgagacacaaaataaaaaatttcagtCAATTTAGGTGCATTTGAGGCCTTGATAtctagaaggaaaaaaaaaagtactACCTTGTTTGGGGTCAACAAAAATCAGTAGTGTGTGGGTTCCGTGAAGGAAATAAAGTTGCTCGTGTGTATGGTCTCAACCAGGCTAATGTTAATAATTTAGCTACCCTGCTAAGCCTTCCAAATCTGTTACGGCACAAGCATAAGCATAGTAGAAATAATTTAGTCATGCTTATGTGTTCTTATGCACTCTACTAATCTAGTAATGTAAGGCAAGATGATCCCAATGGACTGACTCATACTATTATCTAACTCTTTAGTGATGAATAAAAATATCCCTATTTCCAGAGAaaaaagatattcttttattAACTGTATATCCATTCAATTTAAAGCAATTTGGATACCatccaaattagctcattttgaaGTTGAGCTAAATATGTAGCCAAAATTTACTCATAAGAGAAttaatcaaaatatttttctaatttcttATTGTTTGGTATGTAAGATATAAccataataaagaaaaaaagtcGGTTAGTTTTATTTGGTAATTAAACAAtcataacaaaataaataaagaatgagAATTAGACCAATTGAGCTACGACTCATTATGTAATTCATCTTGATCCAAATAACTTTGAACTGCTTATCATTTCAATGGGTGAAATGCACCAGTAGCCACTTTTACGTccgctatttaaaatatattcataaTTTACAATGTATTTACAGACTCAATTCACACAAACTTCAAGAGTAAGTATCCtaaaaaaaattatcttgaatttttgagctgctaatttgaaattcaTGACTATATATTCTAAATTTCTGAACTCCTAATATAAAATTCAGGACATAAGATTCAACCTCTAGGCGTAATTTTTGAACTTTAGGACACGATGTCCTGAAGTTTGAACTCTGAGGTTTAAACTTTAGGACGTTATGTCCTGAAATTTGAGCGAATTGACTAATCTTTAAATATACCGTAAACGgtgaatatattttaaacaacatGCATGCTTAAAATGACTACTTGGTGTCAGGAATTTAATCTAGTTTGATCGGTCAAAATTCCCATTTAATAAACCTATACTAGCTTTGTTTGACTGCTCCTATTTCAGGATTCACTTTCATATTGGATGCAGCTTCCATGGTTGATCAAAGCAACTACGATGAAGAATCACTGGCCTCCAGTTTGCCGAAAGATACAATGGTACAGATACTCGTAAGGCTTCCTGTGAATGTACTTCTCGCTTTAGGTCTGTATCCAAATCATGGTACAGTTTCCTCAAAAGCCCTAGCTACTTTCATTAAACTTCACCTCAACCATCAAAGTTCTCGTTCTGCTCCTACACTTAATTCTTCAGAATCGTGATAATCTTGCATTACCAGATCTTTCTTTGCTCCATCTTAAAAATAGTGACGGTTTATTAAAATTGCCTTCACCTTTTACTATTGAGACTGAACACTTTGCGAAGTTTGAATTTTCTTATTATGGTTTAACAGAAGTCATCCTGTGTAATCCTGCTACTAAGAAATATAAGTGCATTAATGTACCATCTGAGTGTACGAGATTAACTAATATGAGACTTGGTTATGTTCAAGAAAGCAATGACTATAAACTTTTGAAAGTCCCTTTTGAGCCCATTTGGAGTAAAGATGAAGGAGCATATTTGGCTTGGGTTTACACTACTCTCAGTTCAGGTTCGTGGAAAACGGTACCATTCATGCTTCTTTGCCAAACGGTTGCATACGGACCTGAGATTTCTCTAAATGATTTAGTATATTGGCTTGCTACTTCAAATATGGAATTCATTATTTGTTTCGATTTGATTAAGGATGAATTCAAACTTTTGGATGTCCCTCATGATGGTGGATTTTATCGTACTAATATTCGTAGAAAGCTGATGGTTTTGAGGGGATCTCTTGCCATGATGGTATCCGTTGACGATGGCCTTAAGGTCACTTTCTTCAACTGATAGAATGGATTTCAATTTCATCTCCTGTTGAGGCAAAAGATATGACCATGTTGATTCCATGGTGGATGGTGGTAGTGTTTGCTGAAAATGCCTTAATACATTAATCATGCGATCTGCAGTTTCTTTTGTTGCAAGATGCTTTTCAGAACATAGAACCTAGAGAAGAAGTAACAGTTAGTTACCAAATGTTTACATATACATAAAATATTACATTCAAAAACATAATGAGACAGTCGTATCCACATATCAATCAACTATTTATACAAAATTAAAAGCAGAGGGGAAAGAAACATGAGGAGTCCTGGAACAGTGTTATTGCTACATAATTGGACTTGTTTTTAGTTTACTTTAATAGATTAACTCTTACCTTATGTTTTATCAGATATTTTCAGCTAGAGACCTGTTAGTTGAATCGAGACTTTGAAAACAAGGCACAAACAAAAATACAGACAAATGTAATTCTTCCAATTTCATAAGGTTTTAATACTTTGCTTACAAATAATAAGTAAAAGGATCACAGTTGCAAAATCTTTGTATCTATCAAAAATGAACAACTCAATCTGGCATCTAATAGTTTGATTTCAAACTGACCTCTGCAAAAACTGAAACAACTTTTGGAAGGTATTGATAGTTGGGACCTAGAAGTTCTTTGTCTGACCTGCAAGTGAGAAAATTGGTTAACAGTAGAAGACTAAAAAGACGTTAATACACGAGACACATATTAGAGTTTAAAAACTTCATGTTAATGTTTAATTTGTTTACTGAAAACACAGTAACAACTACCAGCAAGATGCGTTTATCAAGTTGGATCGCGGCATCTGAGAAGTCAATTATCATCTGTATTAAATGGTTTCACCACCGATTGAAATTTTTCTTATACCAGAGCATATCAAAACTAGTTACTACACTATTAATATACCACTTCAAACATTTTATCTTGGGAAGACGTACGTTTCTAAACATATGTTGGCATTTGTAATGTTCTCATTTTTGGTTATACAACAAGGTAAAGAAGTTTGATAAATCATATTGATGTAGGAATACTATAAAGTAATGAAAAACAACCACAAAAAGCAATTGACCAATATTGCTGAGGTAACAAAATCAAGAGtttaaataataaagtaagagtAAATAAGGATAAAACTAGACCAAAAGAATCTAGTACCTTTCGACCATTGAACATAACTGTTCATGAACAAGTTTGGCTTCAACCAAATCAGCTTTTATAGGCAGGCAATTCAACCAAGATGGAATAACCTACCAAATGAGTTAGAATAAGAATTATGGGAAATTACAAGTTTGGCTTCAACGAAATCAGAATATATTTATGcaaaaaaatacatgaaatattcCTTTTTCGCATGTAATTACTAGTAGAAGGAATTAGTTGGGGGTATCTAAGAGTTACGAGAACAACATAAAAACAAGAGAATAAAAGATAAGAATGCATAACCAAAAAAAGGACATATACCTGGGCTAAGTCGATACTTTCACCATGAAACTGATATATCTTACCAAGTGCAGAAACAGCATTATCATatgcactttcattttcaagTTCACGAGCTTTTAAATGCGTAAGGACAACATAGATCCTTGAAAGAGCCTCTGGTTCAGGTCATAAGATTAAGTAAACACAACAAACATATCACTTCTTATTCCCTTCTCCATGATGAAAAGGATCTCGATATCACATTCAACAATATCATACCTCCAACAAAAGGTTTGAAAAAAGACTGACCATATTCCGCCCAAAGGCCAAGTCCATAAAGAGCATTCTGAACAAAACATCAATGTAAGCACTAAGCACAAATAGCAAACGCAAGTTGACTGAAAACTTTTGCAACCATTAAGATGTACAAACCTGTCTAACATTTGGGTGTTCGTCATTGCTTGTTTCCAAAACTAAAGGAAGACATACATCATAGTACCTAATTTTCACATGACGCAATTGTCAATTTTGGAACCTAATTTAAGAAAAACccaatacaaatatatatacctACTTTAGAGCTGCTTCAGGGCACTCCTTCACAAGAGAATCAAAGATGAGAATAGATGTACATCTCTCATTAGTTGTATTCTCCCTGGCCTTCAAAAAGCAAGAGATTGAATGTTGGAAGCAATAAGATATAAACGACCAAGGGTGTTAAGATGATATTGGTTATAACGTACCCACATAGGTAATAAATATGGCGACAACTCGTCAAGGAAAGGCAAGAAAGAAGTCTTGAAAGCTTTGATCAATGTGCGCAATATTTCACCAACCTAATAAAAAAGATAGGATGATTCAAGAATGGTAGATTCAAAGTGAGATGCTTGTAGAAAGAAAACATTGCGTGCTTAATGTCTGACGTCTTTTCTTATATAGAACATACATAGCTGAGAActctttcttcttgttttctttccgCACTCAATAATTCAGCTTCCTCAGCATCAAAGTCTTCTGTTTTCTCTCTCTCACTCAGTTCATTTTTTCTGCTTGAACTTTCTGTAATGACATGCTTTATCTCATTGACGATGCTACGAACCTGACTTTCAGTGAGAAGTGGTCCACATATCTGAAAACATGTACTACAAAAGGATCATTATAACAGAAGTACTTCTTTTGCCGTTTTTACTTGCATTCTACCACTGTTGTTCTCTTTTGCTTTGACACTACTAAGAAAAcattgaaaataatttttataagtTGACTTAACAGGGATGTGCTGAAATAAGGTTTTTCTATGGAGTCCATCTAACACAAATTTAATAATCTTTCTGTCAGACTCACTAGTCATGTCAAGAGAACTTTTGTGATTACGCTCTGTCGTAAATTTGATTCAAACACCACTTTAAGCATTTTATTATGATTTAACCTTTGTTGGTATTAATTCTGCATGTTCACACACATAACAAGTATCTATACAGGAGTTGTACTAAGCTTTCTTTTACTTTTAGTAGAATATAGTAACTTATATGAGTTTGGACGAGTGTTTTGTTTAGATATTTAGTCATATATCGACGTGACCATAAAAATTGGAGTTATTTATTGTGTGGGAATGTATAGGCAACAGTTAGATCATATTGGAATATAAAAATCTAAAACAGAAATATACCACCATCATAGCGAAAAACTTGCTAACCTGCAGGCAATTATTCAATTCATACAACATGAGTCCACATATTTCTGTCATAGGCTCCTGCGTGAGATAGCATATTAAGTGTCATTTCTCTTAATCAAAATCGACCAAACTTAAAAAATTTACTAACCGAAAAAAAACAAACATATACTGATGTTAAGACAACCTTATGCAAAGCCTCTACCAAAGCCAGTACTATATAGTCTGACAACTTTGTGAAATATGACTCACTTCCACCTTGAGCAATCCCTTTCTCTACAGCTAGCTTAGCAGAACTCAACAGGAGGGACATGACTTAGGCagcaaaaattagaaaattgctTCAGCCACAGGAAAATTTACATGAAAACAACGAAACCATATAAAAACACGAGAATTCTCACCACTAACAGCATATATCCTGACACCATTGCGGGTATAGAATTTCAGAAGCGGAACAAAAATTGAAACAACCTGTTTCATGCACCAATGATGTCACTTGTTTAATTTGACTTCACACAACAACacatgagaaaaaagaaaaacatgcAGGTGATCATTCATGTCAGCCTGAGGAATCCATGGATAGAAGTCTTCCTTTAATATTCCAGCACAAAAGCATAGCATAGCACAACTTTTAGCTTTCACCCGTAGAACTTTCTCTATACTGCAAGATGCGAAGTTTTAGTAAGATCCTTGGTACTTCATAATAACCACCTCTCCCAGAAGTCTTACTACTTGATAAATCCAAAGAAAGAaccaaatattaatcatattCAGAAGAAGTGATTATTTAATTAACCATTGTTGGGTAAGGCAGAAACAGGTGCATCGGAAGAATTTAAAATTAGGATTTGGCAATCCAACTCAGACTTTGAGTCAGCAGTGATGGGTTTACAGTACCTTAACTTTATGTTTTGATAATCTAACAGACTTACGGTCAAAGAACCAGATAAGGgacctgacacacttggtacaTAACTCAAT
The Nicotiana sylvestris chromosome 11, ASM39365v2, whole genome shotgun sequence DNA segment above includes these coding regions:
- the LOC104220875 gene encoding serine/threonine-protein phosphatase 7 long form homolog, with the protein product MEDQRLTQLHPGPLDHSVLTRQNHHRSKDVWNGEVEKPILCRRSDGNFWNLVHDRPIHRRVLQILIDAGFYGVYRVGRIQLDHAFITSLVERWRPETHTFHLRVGEATITLQDVAILYGLPVEGRPVLGIDSTRKTEEWQDMCDALLGFRPHSDCLFGSRLEISALATYMEQLPLLDDDADEVVVHQRARCYMLWMIGGILFPDTSGNKVKLMYLTLLDDITQIGMYSWGSAVLACLYRALCRATRPKNNELCGFIPLLQVWAWERLKMVHPDRRQAREGAITFSNDLPGPPHACKWNVQLSWTHTTQYVLPLFRDQLDNLVDEHFVWEPYTPDVMENLPEYCRSGEYFWRAVVPLLCWDVLEMHQPNRVLRQFGMRQFIPVSCNFADNHDMHDRRGRQNTDWAREHARPILVWNDRANRVCEARLADGPVAYDDDYLVWYRRITRQIIGNPSIRFPKGYASLAPVAEVMARQLHMIYQYGIELRQQPSMEVAGRKVMEMCSDGLTAAIEAQRLRVQPMYVPVKQPVVDHAVNPHKRGRAGRRKKRRAIAATNVEERSEMSYTNSDLERDRGAGGSVKGDGNLNVEAELGMDSSQFAEPRFDMASSSTQFGDGSELHNVDIQLVLYQIPPSQQFDMNNFGDGFDDDDIHHSPARPDRQVNYDNTPSQMTLEASCVTTIGSVDDKPMEQAIPIRGSRRARFYKRRVNNNVDAPRRQNLAHPIVPLRCYKP